Proteins co-encoded in one Rhodothermales bacterium genomic window:
- a CDS encoding acyl-CoA dehydrogenase family protein, producing MDLPLYHFFLLLPAWLVALSILAVFVAFGYTGAPLWLWAIAGALALYGFGAPAWLWIAFAVLAVVLNLPPLRRVLFSGPIMRLLNALKFLPSISETEQVAIEAGNVWVEGELFSGKPDVKRIMGEAYPDLTPEEQAVLDGPIEELCRVTNDWEVFQTKELPDAAWDIIRRERLFGMIIPKEYGGLGFSPLANSAVVQKLSSRCGPLATTVMVPNSLGPAELLIHYGTQAQRDHYLPRLATGQEIPAFALTEPGAGSDAGAITSNGVIFRGADGQLYLRLNWKKRYITLAAISTVLGLAFKLRDPENLLGKGENPGITCALIPTQTAGVELGLRHNPLGVPFYNCPTEGHDVLLP from the coding sequence ATGGACCTGCCTCTCTATCATTTCTTTTTGTTGCTGCCGGCCTGGCTGGTGGCGTTGAGCATTCTGGCCGTTTTTGTGGCCTTCGGGTATACCGGGGCGCCGCTGTGGCTCTGGGCCATTGCCGGCGCCCTGGCGCTGTACGGGTTCGGGGCGCCGGCGTGGCTCTGGATCGCGTTCGCCGTGCTGGCGGTCGTACTCAACCTCCCTCCGCTGCGGAGGGTGCTGTTCAGCGGCCCCATCATGCGGCTGCTGAATGCGCTCAAGTTTCTGCCCTCGATCTCCGAAACCGAGCAGGTAGCCATCGAGGCCGGCAATGTGTGGGTGGAAGGGGAGCTGTTTTCGGGTAAGCCGGATGTCAAACGGATCATGGGGGAGGCCTATCCGGACCTCACGCCGGAGGAGCAGGCCGTGCTCGACGGACCTATCGAAGAGCTGTGCCGCGTGACGAACGACTGGGAGGTGTTCCAGACAAAAGAGTTGCCAGATGCTGCTTGGGACATCATCCGGCGTGAGCGGCTCTTCGGGATGATCATCCCCAAAGAATATGGGGGATTGGGATTTTCGCCCCTCGCGAACAGCGCCGTCGTCCAGAAACTGTCGTCCCGTTGTGGGCCGCTGGCGACGACCGTCATGGTGCCGAACTCGCTCGGGCCGGCGGAGCTGCTCATCCATTATGGCACCCAGGCGCAGCGCGACCATTACCTGCCTCGCCTCGCGACCGGCCAGGAAATCCCCGCCTTCGCGCTCACCGAGCCGGGCGCGGGCTCCGATGCCGGCGCGATCACCTCCAACGGCGTCATATTCCGCGGGGCCGACGGGCAGCTCTACCTGCGTCTCAACTGGAAGAAGCGGTACATCACCCTCGCGGCCATTTCCACGGTGCTTGGCCTCGCCTTTAAGTTGCGCGACCCGGAAAATCTGCTCGGCAAAGGCGAAAACCCCGGCATCACCTGCGCGCTGATCCCCACGCAGACGGCCGGCGTGGAGCTGGGCCTACGGCACAACCCCCTCGGCGTCCCGTTCTACAACTGCCCGACGGAGGGGCACGACGTCCTCCTCCCGAT
- a CDS encoding thiolase family protein has product MQTHEAYILSSIRTAVGKANRGALVNIRPEALGGFVVAEAIKRVKGLKKEQVEDVLMGCAMPEGPQGLNMGRIIAQIAGLPDAVPGATVNRFCSSGLQTIVMAAQAIMAGHNEVVVAGGAESMSQVPMSGFYFSPDPATVDADPDVYVSMGQTAENVAERHKVSREDQDRFALQSHQRALAAIAAGRFEEEIVPFPVRDVVYAGGATKTLAFDFKTDEGPRRETSAEALAKLKPAFRAGGTVTAGNASQMSDGAAATVVASGRVARDLGVDPIARLAGYAVAGVAPDVMGVGPIPAIEKVLKQTGLKVSDIGLVELNEAFAAQALAVIREVGFDEAIVNVNGGAIALGHPLGCTGAKLTATLLHEMKRRGVRYGICTMCIGGGMGAAAVFERF; this is encoded by the coding sequence ATGCAAACACACGAAGCCTACATCCTAAGCAGCATCCGGACGGCCGTCGGTAAGGCCAACCGGGGCGCGCTGGTCAACATACGCCCCGAGGCGCTGGGCGGGTTTGTCGTCGCCGAGGCTATCAAGCGCGTGAAAGGGCTCAAAAAAGAGCAGGTCGAGGACGTCCTGATGGGATGCGCCATGCCCGAGGGGCCGCAAGGACTGAACATGGGCCGGATCATCGCGCAGATCGCCGGCCTGCCAGACGCCGTCCCGGGCGCCACCGTCAACCGGTTCTGCTCGTCGGGGCTGCAGACGATCGTCATGGCCGCGCAGGCCATCATGGCCGGCCACAACGAGGTCGTCGTCGCCGGCGGGGCCGAGTCCATGAGTCAGGTGCCCATGAGCGGCTTCTACTTCTCGCCCGACCCCGCCACCGTCGACGCGGACCCCGACGTCTACGTTTCGATGGGGCAGACGGCCGAAAATGTCGCCGAACGCCACAAGGTGAGCCGGGAGGATCAGGACCGCTTTGCGCTCCAATCCCATCAACGGGCGCTGGCGGCCATCGCCGCCGGCCGCTTCGAGGAAGAAATCGTCCCGTTCCCGGTTCGCGACGTCGTGTATGCGGGAGGGGCGACGAAGACGCTGGCGTTCGATTTTAAGACCGATGAAGGCCCGCGGCGGGAAACGTCCGCCGAGGCGCTGGCGAAGCTCAAGCCGGCCTTCCGCGCCGGCGGCACCGTAACGGCCGGCAACGCCTCGCAGATGTCCGACGGCGCCGCGGCGACGGTGGTCGCCAGCGGCCGGGTGGCGCGCGACCTCGGTGTCGACCCCATCGCTCGGCTGGCCGGCTACGCCGTGGCCGGCGTCGCGCCGGACGTCATGGGCGTGGGTCCCATCCCGGCCATCGAGAAGGTCCTCAAACAAACCGGCTTGAAGGTGAGCGATATCGGGCTCGTCGAGCTCAACGAGGCCTTTGCCGCCCAGGCGCTTGCCGTCATCCGGGAAGTCGGTTTCGACGAGGCGATCGTCAACGTCAACGGTGGGGCGATTGCGCTTGGGCATCCCCTCGGGTGCACCGGCGCCAAGCTCACCGCGACCCTCCTGCACGAGATGAAACGCCGGGGGGTGCGCTACGGCATCTGCACGATGTGTATTGGTGGGGGGATGGGGGCGGCGGCCGTGTTTGAACGGTTTTGA